In a genomic window of Corynebacterium lizhenjunii:
- a CDS encoding type 1 glutamine amidotransferase produces MLNIGLILPDVLGTYGDDGNALVLRQRARLRGIDAQIHAIKLGEAVPETLDVYTLGGGEDTAQILAAEHLIADGGLTRAAHAGRPIFAICAGLQVLGESFRASGRVVDGVGLLDATTVALEQRAIGEVASTPTGAGITAELTEPLTGFENHQGATILGPGAQPLGRVTRGVGNADSAATLDLDDAPSQRTAEGATQGSVIATYMHGPALARNPQLADLLLAQAMGVRLQDLEPLNLPAVDRLRAERLSV; encoded by the coding sequence ATGCTTAATATCGGCCTGATTCTCCCCGATGTGCTGGGGACCTACGGCGACGACGGCAACGCCCTGGTCCTGCGCCAACGCGCCCGCCTGCGCGGCATCGATGCACAGATCCATGCCATCAAGTTGGGCGAGGCCGTCCCGGAGACCCTAGACGTCTACACCTTGGGCGGTGGCGAGGACACTGCCCAGATCCTGGCTGCGGAGCACTTGATTGCGGACGGCGGGCTAACCCGCGCCGCCCACGCTGGCCGGCCTATTTTTGCCATTTGCGCCGGCCTGCAGGTGTTGGGTGAGTCTTTCCGCGCATCTGGCCGTGTGGTTGACGGCGTGGGCTTGCTGGATGCCACCACCGTGGCACTGGAGCAGCGTGCCATCGGTGAGGTTGCCTCCACTCCCACCGGTGCGGGCATCACGGCGGAGCTCACCGAGCCCCTGACCGGTTTTGAGAACCACCAAGGCGCCACCATTTTGGGCCCTGGTGCCCAGCCCCTGGGCCGCGTGACCCGCGGCGTGGGCAACGCTGACTCCGCCGCCACGCTTGACCTTGACGATGCCCCCTCCCAGCGCACCGCCGAGGGCGCCACCCAGGGCAGCGTCATTGCCACCTACATGCACGGCCCGGCCTTGGCCCGCAATCCCCAGCTCGCCGACCTCCTCCTGGCGCAGGCCATGGGCGTCCGCTTGCAGGACCTCGAGCCCCTGAACCTGCCCGCAGTCGACCGCCTACGCGCTGAGCGCC
- a CDS encoding Mur ligase family protein, giving the protein MSFTSALRSARTAVAIAAARAATTASRATGRGAGGMIGGLVAGAVDPTIMSSLSAGRPAVLVTGTNGKSTTTRMLATAVRSTHTVATNEGGDNMDAGIISALLAAKDASHLVLEVDELHVPHVADALSPQALVLLNLSRDQLDRVGEINKIERALRGAVEAHPEMTVIANCDDVLMTSVAYDAPNVIWVSAGAGWLGESVTCPRTGGHITREGQNWWAVKPLPDGREFRRPQPSWSVDAQGLWTPESADAPVPLSLRLPGNANRGNAAQAIAAAVEVCGVGLADAVSACESVDDVAGRYSTITLGEHEVRLLLAKNPAGWQEALSMVDRDAAGLVIATNGQVADGVDMSWLWDVRFEDFASLAVKASGERGTDLAVRLVYADISHELIDSPLEAIKACPPGRVEVLANYTAFRDLRKALLKEQKELKEADNA; this is encoded by the coding sequence ATGAGTTTTACTAGCGCTTTGCGTTCCGCTCGCACCGCAGTGGCCATTGCGGCAGCCAGGGCAGCGACCACGGCCTCCCGCGCTACCGGCCGCGGCGCCGGGGGCATGATCGGCGGCCTGGTAGCCGGCGCCGTGGACCCCACCATCATGTCCTCCTTAAGTGCAGGCCGCCCCGCGGTGCTAGTCACCGGCACCAACGGCAAGTCCACCACCACCCGCATGCTGGCCACCGCCGTGCGCAGCACGCACACCGTCGCCACCAATGAGGGTGGCGATAACATGGACGCCGGAATCATCTCCGCCCTATTAGCCGCCAAGGACGCCTCCCACCTGGTGTTGGAGGTCGATGAGTTGCACGTTCCACACGTGGCGGATGCCCTCTCCCCCCAGGCCCTGGTGCTGCTTAACCTCTCCCGGGACCAGCTAGACCGGGTGGGCGAGATTAATAAGATTGAGCGCGCCCTGCGTGGGGCTGTCGAGGCCCACCCGGAGATGACAGTTATTGCCAATTGCGATGACGTGCTGATGACCTCTGTGGCATATGACGCCCCCAATGTCATCTGGGTCTCCGCGGGAGCCGGTTGGCTGGGCGAGTCCGTCACCTGCCCCCGCACCGGCGGCCACATCACCCGTGAGGGGCAGAATTGGTGGGCGGTCAAGCCACTGCCAGATGGCCGGGAGTTCCGCCGCCCGCAACCTTCCTGGTCCGTGGATGCGCAAGGTTTGTGGACGCCTGAGTCTGCCGATGCCCCCGTGCCGCTTAGCCTGCGCCTGCCCGGCAACGCCAACCGCGGTAACGCCGCCCAGGCTATCGCTGCGGCCGTGGAGGTCTGCGGGGTAGGGCTAGCCGACGCCGTGAGTGCCTGCGAGTCTGTCGATGATGTGGCGGGCCGCTACTCCACCATCACGTTAGGCGAGCACGAGGTGCGCTTGCTGCTGGCGAAGAATCCCGCCGGCTGGCAAGAGGCGCTGTCCATGGTGGACCGTGATGCGGCGGGGCTGGTGATTGCCACCAACGGCCAGGTAGCCGACGGCGTAGATATGTCCTGGCTGTGGGATGTGCGCTTTGAAGACTTTGCCTCGCTAGCGGTCAAGGCTTCTGGGGAGCGCGGCACGGACCTGGCCGTGCGCTTGGTGTACGCCGATATTTCCCACGAGCTCATCGACTCCCCGCTAGAGGCCATCAAGGCCTGCCCGCCGGGGCGCGTGGAGGTGCTGGCAAATTACACGGCTTTCCGCGACCTGCGCAAGGCCCTGCTCAAAGAGCAGAAGGAGCTCAAGGAGGCAGACAATGCTTAA
- a CDS encoding DNA polymerase III subunit epsilon: MSTATPAPRTPESQADAQQSPAAQQGERERERQELIATYPYVAVHLVASGIHPSTSRLLLIDALTFNDAGELGEEFHTVLNPEGDPGPRHHHGLSSGDFAEGQLFSTQLKTLNRLIDGRTLVVHDSTEAWGFLVAESRRAMTAAARANRARNRGRSRGRRRRHKVGHVPRPVAIIDTLATARRQQLSLHDVRLPAVAAAVGLGEYEGASANRAQEPARHSARQATQLLIDLLFALRTGKLATLDPQQLRADRFGLQRSDVRVDAAQAPRLHTNPGVWRHGGRLRKGMEFAVAPEVGLDPDVLIAAGVRAELNYVEKLSRETSIVACNQLPRAAQDNAGLTGKAMHAHRKDIPLVSDEEFLLLLDDVAEAKAVLETDGTTRKSPQRNPTVPNANSRSQRRPTRRATSSNATAQASAAKNNQQRRRRRGGRRRRGGSGHASGT, from the coding sequence ATGAGTACCGCCACCCCAGCGCCCCGCACACCGGAAAGTCAGGCAGACGCGCAGCAGTCGCCTGCAGCGCAGCAGGGCGAGCGCGAACGCGAACGCCAGGAACTCATCGCCACGTACCCCTACGTGGCGGTCCACCTGGTGGCTTCCGGCATCCACCCCAGTACCTCCCGGTTGTTGCTGATCGACGCCCTGACCTTCAATGACGCCGGGGAACTCGGTGAAGAATTCCACACCGTGCTCAACCCAGAAGGCGATCCCGGCCCACGCCATCACCACGGACTTAGCTCCGGGGATTTTGCCGAAGGCCAGCTCTTTTCTACCCAGCTCAAGACCCTCAACCGCCTCATCGACGGGCGCACCCTGGTGGTGCATGACAGCACAGAGGCCTGGGGGTTTCTCGTCGCCGAATCCCGCCGCGCCATGACAGCTGCAGCCCGGGCTAATCGGGCACGCAACCGGGGCCGCAGTAGGGGCAGGCGCCGCCGCCACAAGGTCGGCCACGTCCCCCGTCCCGTGGCCATTATCGACACCCTGGCCACCGCCCGGCGTCAACAGCTCTCACTTCACGATGTCCGCCTCCCGGCAGTGGCTGCGGCAGTGGGACTGGGTGAGTATGAGGGGGCATCGGCAAACCGGGCCCAAGAACCCGCACGCCACAGCGCGCGCCAGGCCACCCAGCTACTGATAGACCTGCTGTTTGCCCTGCGCACTGGGAAGCTTGCCACCCTGGACCCGCAGCAGCTGCGCGCGGACCGCTTCGGACTGCAGCGCAGCGACGTGCGGGTAGATGCTGCCCAGGCCCCGCGCCTACACACCAACCCCGGCGTATGGCGCCACGGCGGGCGGCTGCGCAAGGGCATGGAGTTTGCCGTGGCCCCCGAGGTGGGCCTAGACCCGGACGTGCTCATTGCCGCGGGCGTGCGCGCGGAGCTGAACTATGTGGAAAAGCTCAGCCGAGAGACCTCCATTGTGGCATGCAATCAGCTTCCTCGTGCTGCCCAGGACAACGCCGGTTTAACTGGCAAGGCCATGCACGCCCACCGCAAGGACATTCCGCTGGTCAGCGATGAGGAATTCCTGCTCTTGCTTGACGATGTCGCCGAGGCCAAGGCAGTCCTGGAGACCGACGGCACTACGCGCAAGTCCCCGCAGCGCAACCCCACGGTGCCCAACGCTAATAGTCGCTCCCAACGCCGCCCCACTAGGCGCGCTACCTCCAGCAACGCAACAGCCCAGGCCAGCGCGGCCAAAAACAACCAACAGCGTCGGCGCCGCCGCGGGGGCCGCCGCAGGCGGGGCGGTTCCGGCCATGCTTCCGGCACCTAA
- the leuA gene encoding 2-isopropylmalate synthase: protein MSPNDAYISAPREITTPTGPRNEGQPSWNKQRGSAMPFARYQAFAQEVEDVQLPDRTWPDKKITVAPQWCAVDLRDGNQALIDPMSPARKHRMFDLLVKMGYKEIEVGFPSASQTDFNFVREIIEGNKIPDDVTIQVLVQAREHLIRRTFEACQGAKNVIIHFYNSTSKLQRRVVFRKDRPAIKKLATDAAELIKEIAADYPDTNWRWEYSPESFTGTELDFAVEVCDAVVDIMGATPDNPMIINLPSTVEMISPNVYADQIEWMHRNFAKRDSIILSLHPHNDRGEGIAAAELGYLAGADRIEGCLFGNGERTGNVDLITLGLNMMTQGVDPQIDFSDLPKIRETVEYCNQLRVPERHPYGGDLVFTAFSGSHQDAINKGLDALANEVRPGANNTEVSWEELRDTTWEVPYLPIDPKDVGRDYEAVIRVNSQSGKGGVAYIMKTDHGINLPRAMQGEFSAIIQAITDSEGGEVNSKNMWDVFAREYLERDTPLEQISTTIRNAETIDGEVTLSVKVVYAGQESTIEGKGNGPIAAYANALEGLGIDFEIIEYSQQARSAGDDAEAACYVAADVNGSKVWGVGIAGSTTNASLRAMTSAVNRALSN, encoded by the coding sequence ATGTCCCCCAATGACGCATATATTTCTGCTCCCCGCGAGATCACCACTCCCACCGGCCCACGCAATGAAGGCCAGCCCTCCTGGAATAAGCAGCGCGGCTCCGCCATGCCCTTTGCCCGCTACCAGGCTTTTGCCCAGGAAGTCGAAGACGTCCAGCTGCCGGACCGCACCTGGCCGGACAAGAAGATCACCGTCGCCCCGCAGTGGTGCGCGGTAGACCTGCGCGACGGCAACCAGGCGCTGATTGATCCCATGAGCCCCGCCCGCAAGCACCGCATGTTCGATCTGCTGGTCAAGATGGGCTACAAGGAAATTGAGGTCGGCTTCCCGTCCGCCTCCCAAACCGATTTCAATTTTGTCCGCGAGATCATCGAGGGCAACAAGATCCCGGACGATGTCACCATCCAGGTGCTGGTGCAGGCGCGCGAGCACCTGATTCGCCGCACCTTCGAGGCCTGCCAGGGCGCCAAGAACGTCATCATTCACTTCTACAACTCCACCTCCAAGCTGCAGCGCCGCGTGGTCTTCCGCAAGGACCGCCCCGCCATTAAGAAGCTGGCCACCGACGCAGCGGAGCTGATCAAGGAGATCGCCGCAGACTACCCGGACACCAACTGGCGCTGGGAGTACTCCCCGGAGTCCTTCACCGGCACCGAGCTCGACTTTGCCGTAGAGGTCTGCGACGCCGTGGTGGACATCATGGGCGCTACCCCGGACAATCCCATGATCATCAACCTGCCGTCCACGGTGGAAATGATCTCCCCCAATGTCTACGCAGACCAGATCGAATGGATGCACCGCAACTTTGCCAAGCGCGACTCCATCATTTTGTCCCTGCACCCGCACAATGACCGCGGCGAGGGCATTGCCGCAGCTGAGCTGGGCTACCTGGCCGGTGCAGACCGCATTGAGGGCTGCCTGTTTGGCAACGGCGAGCGCACCGGCAACGTGGACCTGATCACCCTGGGACTGAACATGATGACCCAGGGCGTGGACCCACAGATTGACTTCTCTGACCTGCCCAAGATCCGTGAGACGGTGGAGTACTGCAACCAGCTGCGCGTCCCTGAGCGCCACCCCTACGGCGGCGACCTGGTCTTTACCGCATTCTCCGGTTCCCACCAAGACGCCATCAACAAGGGCCTGGACGCCCTGGCCAACGAGGTCCGCCCCGGCGCCAACAACACCGAAGTGTCCTGGGAAGAACTGCGCGATACCACCTGGGAGGTGCCCTACCTGCCCATCGACCCCAAGGACGTGGGCCGCGACTACGAGGCCGTTATCCGCGTGAACTCCCAGTCCGGCAAGGGCGGCGTGGCCTACATTATGAAGACCGACCACGGCATCAACCTGCCGCGCGCCATGCAGGGCGAGTTCTCCGCCATTATCCAGGCCATCACCGACTCCGAGGGCGGCGAGGTCAACTCCAAGAACATGTGGGACGTCTTTGCCCGCGAGTACCTGGAGCGCGACACCCCGCTGGAGCAGATTTCCACCACCATCCGCAACGCCGAGACCATTGACGGCGAGGTCACCCTGTCCGTCAAGGTGGTCTACGCCGGCCAGGAGTCCACCATCGAGGGCAAGGGCAACGGCCCCATCGCCGCCTACGCCAACGCCCTGGAGGGCCTGGGTATCGACTTCGAGATCATCGAATACTCCCAGCAAGCCCGCTCCGCTGGTGATGACGCCGAGGCCGCCTGCTACGTGGCCGCCGACGTCAACGGCTCCAAGGTGTGGGGCGTGGGTATTGCCGGCTCCACCACCAACGCCTCCCTGCGCGCCATGACCTCGGCCGTCAACCGCGCCCTGAGCAACTAG
- a CDS encoding mannosyltransferase family protein — translation MSVPRLEVPKALGQRLGPSLPMSPAPHPAMSAGTAAGIAAAIALGGTAVRIGMLAWLAAAQDSTGAAAHAGTGVAGDTAAGPAAQPGVGQLLDSWDAQHYLGIAKHGYATEESFAFFPAYPALLRLVGGTVAAGCVLSVVCTAVMAAGVMALARRMGAGLWGQVAAAIVVTSAPMSIVFAMPYTEALFGALAVWALVLLVDRKWIAAGVVVCALGGVRLTAVCMIAAFAALVLLRGRGQPRAWVGLALTPWVLVGYLAWASAHLEHGYFGLQREHWNSAFDFGAATWHWLATTLTTGTNVGYLLSTAAMVAVPLALVLAWRRVDLGVWLFSAALAANVLLSDGLMHSRPRLLLPAALLGIPWALRAAARPVPGAVLVGAWVLFGAWFSAYMLVVFEWAI, via the coding sequence ATGTCCGTTCCCCGTCTGGAAGTACCTAAAGCCCTGGGGCAAAGGTTGGGCCCTAGCTTGCCGATGTCCCCCGCACCCCACCCCGCCATGTCCGCCGGGACCGCTGCCGGGATTGCCGCAGCCATTGCGCTGGGCGGTACAGCGGTGCGCATCGGCATGCTGGCCTGGCTGGCGGCGGCACAAGACAGCACCGGCGCGGCCGCGCACGCTGGTACCGGCGTGGCCGGGGATACTGCCGCTGGGCCCGCAGCACAACCCGGTGTGGGGCAGCTGCTGGACTCCTGGGATGCGCAACATTATCTGGGCATCGCCAAGCATGGCTACGCCACGGAAGAGTCCTTTGCCTTCTTTCCGGCCTACCCGGCGCTGCTGCGCCTGGTGGGCGGCACGGTGGCTGCCGGTTGTGTGCTGAGCGTCGTGTGCACCGCAGTCATGGCCGCAGGGGTGATGGCCCTGGCTCGACGTATGGGCGCGGGACTGTGGGGGCAGGTGGCCGCAGCCATCGTGGTCACCAGCGCGCCCATGTCCATCGTCTTTGCCATGCCCTATACCGAGGCCCTCTTCGGGGCACTGGCCGTGTGGGCGTTAGTACTACTGGTAGACCGCAAATGGATAGCTGCCGGGGTGGTGGTGTGCGCCCTAGGCGGAGTGCGCCTGACCGCGGTGTGCATGATTGCCGCCTTCGCGGCCCTGGTGCTGCTGCGCGGCAGAGGCCAACCGCGGGCGTGGGTAGGCCTGGCGCTTACACCGTGGGTCTTAGTAGGTTATCTCGCCTGGGCCAGCGCGCACTTGGAGCACGGCTACTTTGGCTTGCAGCGCGAGCACTGGAACTCCGCCTTCGACTTCGGCGCGGCCACGTGGCACTGGCTGGCCACCACGCTGACCACCGGCACCAACGTGGGCTACCTGCTCTCCACTGCGGCCATGGTGGCGGTACCGCTGGCGCTGGTACTGGCCTGGCGCCGGGTGGACCTGGGGGTGTGGCTGTTTAGCGCCGCGCTGGCGGCGAACGTGCTGCTATCCGATGGTCTCATGCACTCCCGGCCCCGCCTCCTGCTGCCCGCCGCACTGTTGGGCATTCCGTGGGCGCTGCGCGCTGCCGCCCGGCCAGTCCCGGGCGCGGTCTTAGTGGGGGCCTGGGTGCTCTTCGGAGCGTGGTTTAGTGCTTATATGCTGGTCGTCTTCGAGTGGGCGATCTGA
- a CDS encoding AAA family ATPase: MFLSSARLERVEPDWPDYLANLPAVQSLVRQPLRFTQSVTVLVGDNGAGKSTLVEAIAVGMGFNPEGGSRHTRFETYALSDQDRSVSPLHYHLVLARRANPRDGFFLRGESYLELADYLQALGPGPNPNSRLDRLGQYSHGQGLMLLLEQRFHAGGLFILDEPEDGLTVANQRIAAEYLAQLAGAGSQIILATHSPVFMAIPGAQLLEISAAGIQPTALEATEAMSAAREWAADPLGTAYFLTHPEVD, from the coding sequence ATGTTTCTTTCCAGCGCCCGCCTGGAGCGCGTAGAACCCGACTGGCCGGATTACCTGGCCAACCTCCCGGCCGTGCAATCCCTGGTGCGCCAACCGCTGCGCTTTACACAATCGGTGACGGTCCTTGTAGGCGATAATGGTGCCGGCAAGTCCACCCTGGTAGAAGCCATCGCGGTGGGCATGGGCTTTAACCCAGAGGGCGGTTCGCGCCATACCCGCTTTGAGACGTATGCGCTCAGTGACCAGGACCGCTCGGTGTCGCCCTTGCACTACCACCTGGTGCTGGCGCGCCGGGCGAATCCGCGCGATGGTTTCTTTCTGCGCGGGGAGTCTTACCTGGAGTTGGCGGATTATCTGCAGGCCCTTGGCCCTGGCCCAAACCCTAATAGCAGACTGGACCGGTTGGGGCAGTACTCCCACGGGCAGGGGCTCATGCTGCTGTTGGAGCAGCGCTTTCACGCGGGTGGGCTGTTTATTTTGGATGAGCCCGAAGATGGGCTCACGGTGGCCAACCAGCGCATTGCGGCAGAGTATTTAGCACAGCTGGCGGGCGCGGGCTCCCAGATTATCCTGGCCACGCACTCGCCAGTGTTTATGGCCATCCCGGGGGCGCAGTTGCTGGAGATTTCCGCCGCGGGCATCCAGCCCACCGCCCTGGAGGCCACGGAAGCCATGTCCGCCGCGCGCGAATGGGCCGCAGACCCCCTGGGTACCGCCTATTTTCTTACCCACCCGGAGGTCGACTGA
- a CDS encoding AAA family ATPase, translating to MYVRRLELADAPSAPTPAWALEVPAVRGLQAGPLDLSAPITVLTGDNGVGKSTVLEAIAMHYGFSPDGGPLAVLPPQPWVNPLRHCTTLVRGDKAADGYFLRAESHYRVAATFARTRATAENWLHRSHGESVFGVVEQSFSGRGLFLLDEPESGLSLVRQMALLAEIHQAAQAGAQFIVVTHSPVLVGLPGAVLYEFTAPGPAGPGGIQRLVDVFDTSAYRQLVAFLNAQP from the coding sequence ATGTATGTGCGCCGCCTGGAGCTTGCCGATGCCCCCTCAGCCCCCACCCCTGCCTGGGCCTTGGAGGTTCCCGCCGTGCGCGGTCTGCAGGCAGGCCCGCTGGACTTATCAGCGCCCATTACTGTGCTGACCGGGGATAACGGGGTGGGCAAATCCACGGTATTAGAGGCGATAGCCATGCACTATGGGTTTAGCCCAGACGGCGGCCCACTGGCGGTGCTGCCACCGCAGCCGTGGGTGAATCCACTGCGGCACTGCACTACCTTGGTGCGCGGCGACAAGGCTGCAGATGGCTACTTCTTGCGGGCGGAATCCCATTATCGTGTGGCCGCCACCTTTGCCCGCACCCGGGCCACGGCGGAAAACTGGTTGCACCGCTCCCACGGGGAGTCCGTCTTCGGAGTGGTAGAGCAGTCTTTTTCTGGCCGTGGCCTGTTCTTATTGGATGAGCCCGAATCCGGGCTGTCCCTGGTACGCCAGATGGCGTTGTTGGCAGAAATCCACCAAGCCGCGCAGGCGGGGGCGCAGTTCATTGTGGTTACGCACTCGCCGGTGTTGGTGGGGCTGCCGGGTGCGGTGCTCTACGAGTTCACCGCACCCGGCCCAGCAGGGCCCGGCGGGATCCAGCGGCTAGTGGATGTTTTTGATACCAGCGCCTACCGGCAGCTGGTGGCCTTCCTGAACGCGCAACCCTGA
- a CDS encoding DMT family transporter has product MLGNVIAVLCALASALVVAWGTVVRHRIALRARGNVMRTAMRNPRWWVGTAAAVVAYALQLAALAFGTLLVVQPILVLSLMFTLPLAARYAGRRMPFHEVWWSVVLTVAVAVLVVYGRPTPAESADAPNHWPSALLLGAVALLALGGAGWYFRQQRALALGTACGMIYGYVALLAKAVVDAAVADSLWSVAGNWKLWLLITLAAAGTVVQQYSFHAGPLEHSLPAMTIVEPVVAFGLGYWVLGEQFQVSSAAGWALMAAALVAMAVATVVLSRSPVPASTAVRTA; this is encoded by the coding sequence GTGTTAGGAAACGTCATCGCAGTGCTGTGCGCCCTGGCCTCTGCCCTGGTGGTGGCCTGGGGCACGGTGGTGCGCCACCGCATTGCGCTGCGGGCCCGGGGCAATGTCATGCGCACCGCCATGCGCAATCCCCGCTGGTGGGTGGGCACTGCCGCGGCCGTGGTGGCTTATGCGCTGCAGCTGGCCGCGCTTGCTTTTGGCACCCTACTGGTGGTCCAGCCCATTTTGGTGCTGTCCTTGATGTTTACCCTGCCCCTAGCCGCGCGCTATGCCGGGCGCCGCATGCCTTTCCATGAGGTCTGGTGGTCTGTGGTGCTCACCGTTGCAGTAGCCGTCCTGGTGGTCTATGGCCGCCCTACCCCAGCCGAGTCTGCCGATGCCCCCAATCACTGGCCCTCCGCCCTCCTCCTAGGTGCAGTGGCACTGCTGGCCCTGGGCGGCGCGGGCTGGTATTTCCGCCAGCAACGCGCCCTAGCCTTGGGCACTGCGTGCGGCATGATTTATGGCTACGTGGCCCTGTTGGCCAAAGCCGTGGTGGACGCCGCGGTCGCGGACTCCTTATGGTCCGTGGCGGGCAACTGGAAGCTGTGGCTGCTTATCACGCTGGCCGCAGCTGGCACGGTGGTCCAGCAGTATTCCTTCCACGCCGGTCCCCTGGAGCATTCGCTACCGGCCATGACCATTGTGGAGCCCGTCGTGGCCTTTGGGCTGGGCTATTGGGTGCTGGGCGAGCAATTCCAAGTATCTTCTGCCGCCGGGTGGGCGCTGATGGCTGCCGCGCTGGTGGCCATGGCAGTGGCCACCGTTGTCCTTTCCCGCAGCCCCGTGCCCGCGTCCACGGCGGTCCGCACGGCTTAA
- a CDS encoding aspartate kinase: MALIVQKYGGSSLESAERIRAVAERIVATKKQGNDVVVVCSAMGDTTDELLDLAAQVNPVPPQREMDMLLTAGERISNALVAMAVESLGAQAQSFTGSQAGVLTTERHGNARIIDVTPGRITEALSEGKICIVAGFQGVNKDTRDVTTLGRGGSDTTAVALAAALGADVCEIYSDVDGVYTADPRIVPDAQKLEKLSFEEMLEMAAVGSKILVLRSVEYARAFNVPLRVRSSYSNDPGTLIAGSMEDIPVEEAVLTGVATDNSEAKVTLLGIPDRPGEAAKVFRAVADAEINIDMVLQNVSSLESGTTDITFTCPRADGPRAMEILTKLQAEGNWSKVLYDDQVGKVSLVGAGMKSHPGVTADFTEALRDVGVNLELISTSEIRISVLVREADLDKAARALHDKFQLGGEEEATVYAGTGR; the protein is encoded by the coding sequence GTGGCCCTCATCGTGCAAAAGTATGGCGGTTCCTCGCTGGAGTCTGCAGAGCGCATCCGCGCCGTCGCGGAGCGCATTGTTGCCACCAAAAAGCAGGGCAATGACGTGGTGGTGGTGTGTTCCGCGATGGGAGATACCACCGATGAGCTGCTGGACCTGGCCGCCCAGGTCAACCCAGTGCCGCCGCAGCGGGAGATGGACATGCTGCTCACCGCCGGCGAGCGTATCTCTAACGCCCTGGTGGCCATGGCGGTGGAGTCCCTGGGTGCGCAGGCGCAGTCCTTTACCGGCTCCCAGGCTGGCGTACTCACCACGGAGCGCCACGGCAACGCCCGCATTATTGATGTCACCCCGGGTCGCATTACGGAGGCCCTGAGTGAGGGAAAGATTTGTATTGTGGCCGGCTTCCAGGGCGTCAATAAGGACACCCGGGACGTGACCACCCTGGGCCGCGGCGGCTCAGACACCACGGCGGTGGCGCTGGCGGCCGCCCTGGGGGCAGATGTGTGTGAGATTTACTCGGACGTCGATGGTGTGTACACCGCAGACCCGCGCATTGTCCCGGACGCCCAGAAGCTAGAAAAGCTCTCCTTTGAGGAGATGCTGGAAATGGCCGCCGTGGGCTCCAAAATTCTGGTCCTGCGCAGCGTGGAATACGCCCGCGCGTTTAACGTACCCCTGCGAGTTCGCTCGTCTTATTCAAATGATCCCGGCACCCTGATCGCCGGTTCGATGGAGGATATTCCTGTGGAAGAAGCAGTACTAACTGGTGTAGCAACGGACAACTCTGAGGCGAAGGTGACCTTGTTGGGCATCCCGGACCGTCCGGGTGAGGCCGCGAAGGTCTTCCGCGCAGTCGCGGACGCTGAGATCAACATTGACATGGTGCTGCAAAACGTCTCCTCCCTGGAGTCCGGCACCACGGACATCACCTTCACCTGCCCGCGCGCCGATGGGCCCCGGGCAATGGAGATCCTGACCAAGCTGCAGGCAGAAGGCAACTGGTCCAAGGTGCTTTACGATGACCAGGTGGGCAAGGTCTCCCTGGTCGGCGCCGGCATGAAGTCCCACCCCGGGGTGACCGCGGACTTTACCGAGGCCCTTCGCGATGTGGGCGTGAACCTGGAGCTCATCTCCACCTCAGAGATCCGCATTTCCGTGCTGGTGCGCGAGGCTGACCTGGACAAGGCAGCCCGGGCGTTGCATGATAAGTTCCAGCTTGGTGGCGAGGAAGAAGCCACCGTTTATGCTGGTACCGGACGCTAA